The DNA window TAAGGCGTTGATCAAGAAGGCTGAAGAACTCGGTGAGGACCCGAAGCTACTGAAAGCTGTTATCGAAGTAAATGAGAGACAGCCGTTGAAGATGATAGAGCTTTTAAAGAAGCACATTCCCAACTTAGAAGGAAAGAAGATAGGTTTGTTAGGTCTGGCGTTTAAGCCTGATACGGATGACGTAAGAGAGAGTAGAGCTATACCGATCGTTAAAGCTTTGCTGGAAGAGGGGGCAGAGATTATAGCCTACGATCCGAAAGCTATTGAGAACTTCAGGAAATTTTTCCCTCAAATAGAATATGCTAACTCAGCTGAAGATGTTATTGCAAAATCAGATGCAGTGTTGATAGTAACGGAGTGGAGGGACTTTGAAGAGCTCGATTACAGCGGTAAAATTGTTATCGATGGAAGAAGAGTTGAGAAGGCTATGAGGGAAGCTAAGATATACGAAGGGGTGTGTTGGTAAACTATTTTAAATTCGAACTTCAGAGTAAGTTCATGCCAAAAGTTATAGAGGTGATATACGAGAACGGAGTATTCAAACCTCTTGAGAAGGTTGACCTGCCGCAAGGGGTAAAGGTTAGAATAGAAATCAAAGAGGAACCCGGTAGAATTACCGAGGAATTTATCAACGAATTGGAGAAAATTGTGAATACCTTGCCGAAAGTGAAGGTCGATTTCAGAAAGCTTGACGAAATGTATTATGAAGGAAAAATGCTTTATTGATACGACAGTAATTCTCAAGGTAATTCTGGAAAGTGACGTTGAAATCTTGAGAAATTTATCCGAATATTACGTATGCACATCTGTAAACGTTCTCGAAGAGGCTACATTCAAAATAATAGTTAGCAGTGTTCTCGAAACGATGAGTGTTGAAGGAGCTAGTATTTATAAAATCAAAGACGAGTTTGAAAAAGGAACTGGCAGAGATTTAATTTTAAAGAGGTTGCACGCCTTAAATTTCTTGAAGAACAATCTTGTCGTTCTTCCCATCGACGACAAAATCTTCGAATCGTCAAAAGAGATGATTAAAAAGTATAATCTTTTGCCGAATGATGCTTTAATCGTTGCTACTTGTAAGTATTACGGGATTAGGAAGATCGCTACATTTGATGAGGATTTTAGGAGGGTTGACTTCTTGGAGATTTTAGGTGATGAAATATGAAGGTCAGGAAGGCTGTGATTCCAGCTGCAGGATATGGAACCAGGATGCTTCCGATTACTAAAGCCCAGCCCAAGGAGATGGTGCCGGTAGTCCACAAGCCAGTGATCCAATACGTTGTCGAGGAGGCTTATCATTCCGGCATAAGAGAGATTCTGATAATAACGGGTAAGCATAAGAGGGCTATCGAGGATCACTTTGATAGAAGCGATTTAACCAAGAAAGATAAGTACACGGAAGAGCTCGATAGAATTTTGGAAGAGGTGAACATATTCTTCGTGAGGCAGAGAGAGCAGAAGGGGTTGGGAGATGCTGTAAGGTATGCTGAGGCTTTTGTTGACGATGAGCCTTTTGCTTTGTTGTTGGGAGATAACATTACGATTCCTCCCTGCACGAAGATGTTGATCGATGCTTTCGAGAAATATAAATTTACGGTAATCGCCTTGGAAAGAGTTCCTTTGGAAAGAGTTTCCTTTCACGGGATAGTTAAGGGTTCAGAAGTCGAAAAAGGTGTTTACAAACTCGAAGATCTAATTGAAAAGCCGAAGATTGAAGAAGCACCATCAAACCTCGCCGTAATCGGAAGGTATATACTTGTTCCAGAGATTTTTGATTATTTGAAGGATTTGAAGCCCGGATACGGTGGAGAGATTCAGCTCACAGACGCTTTAAGACATATGTGCAGAGATTTCGACGTTTACGGAATTCTGTATGATGGAAAGAGATACGACATCGGAAACAAGCTGGAGTGGTTGAAGGCTAACATTGAGCTGGCTTTGAAGGATGAAGAGCTGGGGGAAGAGTTTAAAAGATGGTTAATTAAGCTGAGAATATGACTTTTAGACCTCAAGTACCAAAGGAACATTATTTCAAAGGATACGATACAAAAGAGAGATGGATCAGTTACTGGTATCAGATAAACGAAGTTCTAAAAACCAATCCAGAGACAGTTTTGGAAGTAGGAATAGGAAATAAAACTGTAAGTGACTATCTGAAAAAATTAGGTATATGTGTTACGACAGTAGATATCGACGAGGATTTAGAACCAGATTATGTATGTAGCGTTACGGAACTTAGCAAATACTTTGAAGAGAATTCTTTTGATACTGTCCTGTGTGCCGAAGTTTTAGAGCATATGCCGTTCGAATATTTTGAAACGGCTTTAGAAGAGTTGTGGAAAGTTTCGAAAAAGTATATAATTTTATCTTTGCCGCATTTTGGGCTGGGATTTAATTTAAGCTTAAAAATTCCTCTATTGAGGCGAATAAACCTTACAATTAAAGTTCCTTTGCCACTTAAACATAAATTCGATGGACAGCATTACTGGGAAATAGGAAAGAAAGGATATCCTCTGAGAAAAATCAAAACAGTGTTATCAAGAAAGTATTACATAGAAAGGACATATCTGGTTCCAGAAAATCCATACCATAGATTTTTCATATTGAAAAAGAGAAACTGAAAATTTATGCGAATAATTTATGCAAGTTTTCTATATATTGTATAATATTTTTCACCAATCTTATTCCAGTCATAATTCATTTCTACTTTTTCTCTTGCTTTGATTGCTATTTTGTAAGTTAGTTTATCATCACTGAATAAATTCAAGACTCTATCGGCGATTGCTTCAGGATCTCTCGGCGGAATTAAAAATCCTGTTTTTCGATCATCAATCATTTCATCAGCTCCAACTGCTGCATCAGTAGCAACAAGGGGTATTCCGCTAGCCATAGCTTCTAACCTTACTGGTGAGAAGCTCTCAGATAAAGAAGGATGCACAAAAACTCTACACCTTTTGTAAAATTCGATAATTTTCATTTTTGGAATGTGTCCATGAAACTTAACATTTGCTTCAATACCAAGTTTTCTAACTAGTGCTTCAAGATATTCTCTTCGTGGGCCATCGCCCAATATGTGTAATCTAGCAGTTGGATATTCTTTTAAAATATGCGGCATAGCTTTTATGAGGTATTCAAAACCCTTTCTCTTTATTAATGCTCCAACAGAAAGTATTTCAAAATTTAATGGAGGTAACGAAAATATAAACTCATCTAAATTTACGCCTATTGGTATTACTTTAATTCTATTCCTATCACCGATAATTTCACCATAAATTTTCCTCGTAGTATTATTTACTGCAATTATGATGTCTGCCTTGTCTAAAGTTTCCCTAAAAGCGAAATCAATGACATGTGATCCTAATTTTCTACATAGCTTGACTATATAGTACTCCAAACAAATAAGATCGTGTTTTCTGCCACTCCAGATAATGTAATCGTCATAAAAAAATAAATGCTTCGCTTGGACTGGTCCAACTACATACGGATAGTCTCTAACGGCATTCATTAATGCGGATAAGTTATATCCACCGTAAGGTAGGTTGAAGCTATGAACTATAGAAACTTTTTTTTGTTCTAAAAATTTTTTAACTGCTCTAAGCAATTTAATTTGGAAGAATATCCTATCGATTGTTCTATGGTTTGATGTTAATTTTATAAAAGTAACGTTTTTTAAATCGAGCTTTGCGAAAATATCATTCACAATTGCATAAAATTTAACATCATAGTTCTGCAAATGCCTGAGAATATTGTAGCTTTTCGCATAGCCATACGTTACCAGATTGAAGTCTGCTGGAGCAGCAAGTACGGTTATCATCTGCATCAGGTACTCAAAAATTGATTTAAAAATTTTCTACCTTATTTTAAAATTATGCAGAGTTCTACTCATTTTGCTCTGTTTCTTGCTAAGCTCTTTTTTAGCCGTATTATCTATTCTGCTTGCTATTATATTGAATTTGGTGTCGATTCTTTTAGGCCAGATTATGCGTCACGTGATAGTTTCCTACTCTGAAGCTGAATTCCGCTGGTGCTACTAAAACTTGCATCGAAAGTTAGAAAAATCTAATGGTTTAATTTCTTTTCTGCTACAACGATCATATCCCACTTAGTCATTTTTCCGAAAAGACCTGATTTATCTGCAAGCTTATCTAAAAAGAAATAAAATTGATCTGGTAGGGGTAAGTAGGGATTAAAGGCAATATAATCCAAAAGTATTACATTAAAACCCACGTTTTTCAAGATGTTAATTAGCTCGTTGGATGTATATTCTCTCAAATGCTCGTCTGTAGGTCCGGGAACGTAACGCTTCCCTTTAATTTTGCTTATTAATGATCGGGGCAGAGCTGTAAATCTGCTTCTGTTTGGCGTAGTGAGGAGAAGAATTCCACCGGGTTTAAGGACTCTGTAACATTCTCTTATAAACTGCTCACCCTCAATAAAATGTTCTATGACCTCGGTTGATATAATTAAGTCAAACGATTCATCTTTGAGAGAAAGGTTTCTCGCATCAGCTTTGAGAAAATGAATGTTCTGGGAAACTACCACACTTGGCGTTTTAAGAGCGATATCTAATCCCACGACAAAAGGCTTTTTCATTTCTCTTAATGCAGTTTTATAATAATAATCTGTAAAACGACCGTCATTACAGCCGACATCTAAAATAGCTATTGTTTTATGATTTGAGAAAGGATGTCGTAAAATCCAGCTCAGTACCCTAAAAACAGTTTTCCTTTTTTTGTTCCAAGCGTATTTCACTTTGTTGCTCTTCATAATTTCCCCATCTTTTTCAGCTTTTCTATATGACTTCTTATTTTTTCTTTTTCATCTTCAGCTTTTATCTCTTTTCTTTCGCCTTTTTCGATTTCGAGCCACGGAACTTTAATTAACGCTGGAATGTGAATAAACGGAGGGTGCTCGTAGATTCTTATCGGAAATTGATAAGTGGACTCTCCGAAAGCTTCACTATTAAATTTTAGCTGGTGCTATGAGTACCTGCAACACAGTAATTATTGGGACAGACCGCATAGTTTTTAAAATCTTATTCACAAGATAACACCAATGAAAGCCCTAATTCTTTCTGGCGGGCATGGAACTCGGTTGAGACCTTTAACCTACTCTCAACAGAAACAGCTCATACCTGTTGCAAACAAGCCGGTTTTATTTTATGCTATAGAGGATGTTATAGAAGCCGGTGTTAAGGAAATTGGGATTATAACCGGTCCGAATCGAGAGCAGGTTATTGAAACTGTCAACTCAGTTGATTGGGATGCTGAAATTACTTTCATTCATCAAGGAGATCCGAAAGGCTTGGCACATGCGATTCTTGTGGCTGAGGAATTCCTCGATAACGAAGAATTCGTAATGTATCTTGGTGATAATATCCTTAGAGATGGTATTGTTGATCATGCTAACAAGTTCAAGGAATTGAATCCGGACGCACTCATACTACTTACAGAGGTTGAAGAACCTCAACGCTTTGGAGTTGCTGAATTAGATGAAAACGGCAGAGTGAAGAGGTTAATAGAAAAGCCAAGAGTACCGCCATCTAACTATGCATTGGTTGGTGTTTACTTTTTTAAGCCCATAATTATAGAAGCTTGCAAAAATATCAAACCCTCTTGGAGGAACGAGCTTGAGATTACAGATGCAATTCAATGGCTTATCGACAACGGTTACAGGATTGAAGCATCTATTGTTACAGGATGGTGGAAAGACACTGGTAAGCCGGAGGATATTTTAGAAGCTAACAGGCTCGTTTTGGATGAAATTGATGCAAAATGCGAAGGAATTTTGGAGAACTCGAAAGTTGTTGGAAGGGTTGTGATCGAGAAGAATTGTGTTGTTAAAAACTCAATAATAAAAGGTCCTTGCGTTATCGGGAAGAATTGCGTAATAGAAAACTCCTATATAGGACCTTACACATCCATAGGAGATAACTGCAAAATCGTGGAAACTGAGATTGAGGACAGCGTTATTATGGAGGGTAGTGAGATAATAAATGCTGGAAGAATTGTAGAGAGTTTAATAGGCAGAAATGTCGTAATTCGAAAGGGAGATTCGAAGCCGAGTGGTCAGAGATTCGTTGTGGGAGATAGCTCGCAAATAGTGTTGTGATAACATGAAAGTGCTAGTTACAGGAGGTCTGGGCTTCATAGGGAGTAACTTCGTAAGGTATATCTTAGAGAGGTATTCGGATGTTGAAGTTATTAACGTGGATGCAATGAAATACGGATCGAATCCAGCAAATCTCAAAGATGTCGAGAACGACGAGAGGTATTCCTTCATTAAAGGCGATATATCTGATTATAAACTTATGTCTAAACTCGTAAGAGATGTAGACATTGTAATAAATTTCGCAGCGGAGACACATGTTGATAGGAGCATATCCAACCCGCAATCTTTTTTACAAAGTAACGTTGTTGGAATTTTTACAATACTCGAAGCTTTGAGAAGGGAAAATCCTGAAGCTAAATTAGTTCACATCTCTACGGATGAAGTATACGGGGATATTTTAAACGGATCTTTCAGGGAAGATGATAGATTGAAACCTTCTTCACCGTATTCAGCGAGTAAGGCAGCTGCGGATATGTTTGTTCTTGCTTATGTAAGAACTTATGGCTTGCACGACTTTGGGACAAAATTACCTCATCACCCTCACAGCAAATATGTTGTGCCAAAGCCCGACAGCAAACAAAGCCATCTCTCTCCTGTCCTCCCTCCTCTGCCTTATCAACCATCCAAATCTCCTCTTATCAGCAGAAAATCCTGCCTCACTTAAGTTCCTCTTGAAGTACCTCTTCAGAAACCTATAAGGAGCTTCAACAATCCTCTCGATAACCCTCAACCAGTCAAATCCTATTCTGGCAAGATTTCGCTTTGGAATGACGTAGACAGCTGTCTCAGCATCAAACAGCCTCAGAGTCTTCCTACTGCTGTAATACTTATCCAGAGAAATCGAGTTTACCTTCACCCCCATGCTTTTGAGCATTCCTAAAGCCTTCTCAAAGGCATCTTTCTCAGATCTGTCAGAATAGCCAAAGCCAACGTACATTCCCGTATCGATGTCAATTATCCTGAAAACGTATCTGAAGTCTTTACCTTTCCTTTTTAGATTGCTTCTATAGTGCTTAGTGATGGTTAGGCTGTATCCTGTCCCATCTCCTGAAAAATCTCCTGAAACTCCTTCCTCTCTAAGCAGAAGGATGAAGAGGTTGTGTAAAGCCATTCTAACTTCTTCATCCGAGTATAATCTTTCTATCGTTTTGTAGCTAACCTTTATCCCGAATAAAGGTTCAAACAGCTCTAAAAGCTCCTCAATATCTCTGTTTGATTTGTCCATCAGCCTTGCAAACAGAAAGAGCATAACTCTCTTCTCCAGATCAACTTTCTTTGGTCTTCCCACCCTCTTTTGCACGGTTATCACAGAAATAGCCTCTCTAACGTATTCAGGGAGTTTTCTCAGCCTTTCCTTAACAACTTCTCTCTTCCTCTCCCATTCTGTGTACGGATACTTTTCCTTCTCCTCCTGTCTTATCTCCTCTGCAATTTCATCCAAAACATCCAGAAGTTCCCTTACAAACTTCCCTGTCACTCTGAATCCAAGGTTCATGTTCTGATTCCAACCAAAAAGTATTTAAGTATTTCTATGGATATACTTAACATGAGGAGGGTTGAAGTGAAGAAGGGAGATTTTGTTCTGAAAGAGGAGGTTGAGGTTGTTTTCGAGAAGAGAGTCACGCCTTTCGGTAATTCAGCAAAGGTTGATGTGCCCAAGAGGTATATTGGGTGGAGAGCGTATGTGATTGTTGTCAGGGATTAAAGGAATTTTGTCCCAAAACCGGCTTGCACGCTATGATTACAAGGTGCACGAATAACTATGGACCCTATCAGTTCCCGGAGAAGCTGATTCCTAAGACAATTATCAGAGCATCGATGGGTCTAAAAGTGCCCATTTACGGGACTGGCAAGAACGTTAGAGATTGGATCTACGTTTTGGATCACTGCGAAGCAATAAATTTAGTGATGAGGGAAGGAGAGAAAGGTGAGATCTACAACATCTCAAGCGGGGAGGAGAAAACTAATTTAGAAGTCGTGAAAACAATTCTCGATCTCATGGGCAAGGATGATAGCTTAATCGAGTTCGTTGAAGACAGACCAGGACACGATATGAGGTATAGCTTAGATTCCTCAAAAATCAGAGAAGAATTAGGTTGGAAACCCAAGCACAGCTTTGAGGAAGGGATAAGGGAAACTGTGAAATGGTATCTGCAGAATGAGTGGTGGTGGAAACCTTTAGCTGACGAAAGAGTGTTGCATCCGACTCCTTGGAAGCTAAGGTGGTAATGTTTAAAAAGTGTCATTTCAAACATATCACCATGGTATCTGATGTGGAAATAATTAAAGATTTGGATAAACAGGGTAGGTTGGTATTGCCAAAGGAATGGAGGGAAAAATACGCTAAGAGGGGGAAAGTAATTCTGAAAGTAGAGAACGACACTATCGTAATAAAGCCGTATAAATTAGCGGATCTAACGGAATTCTTCGATAAAATTGAGGTTGACATTAAGTCCGATCTATCTGACTGGAAATCTGTAAGGAGGGAGCTACTTGAGGTTCGTTGATGCAAGCGTTTTTGTTCACGCATATCTTAAGCCGAAAAGAAAACTTAAGCCTAATGAAGTTAAGGTGAAGGAATCTGCCAAAGAGATCGTGAAGAGAATCAACGATGGTGAAGAAGTCGGTATAACTGTCGTGCAGATAACTGAGATAGCAAACCTGTTGGAGAGTTATTTACCTCTTAGCGAGGCTCTGAAGGTTGAGGAGTTTCTTCTATTAGCTGGAAACGTGAAGGTTTTTGATGTTACGAAGAAAGATTGTTTGAAAGCTGTGAAGATAGCCAAGGAGAAAGATGTTGGATTGAGCGATGCGATAGCTTACGTGGTAATGAAGAAAAACAGCGTTGGGGAGATATATTCGTTCGATACCGATTTCGACAAGCTTGATGTGACAAGGGTTACAGAGTGATAACATGAGAATTTTCATCACTGGGGGAAGCGGTCTTTTGGGAAGCAAATTGGCTGAGATAGCTTTGGAAAAGGGGTATGAAGTTTATTCTGGTTACAACAGTCATAAGCCCGAGTTTGGTAAGCCGGTTAAGTTTGACTTAGCTAATTCAGATAGTGTTGTAAGAGCTATTAGCGAAGTTAAGCCAGATGTGATTGTCCACTCTGCAGCACTTACAGATGTTGACAGGTGCGAAGTTGAGAAAGATCTAGCCTATAAGATAAACGTTGAAGGAACTAAGATCGTTGCTGAAATGGCAAGAAAGGTTGGAGCTTACATGGTTTACATCTCAACGGATTACGTTTTCGATGGAGAGAGGGGGATGTACAAGGAGGAAGATGAAACCCATCCCATTAACTATTACGGCTACACGAAGCTGTTAGGAGAGAAATACTGTCGGGATTTCTGCATTGCAAGAACTTGCGTTATATACGGAGCGAAACCGGCAAGCGGTAAGGTTAACTTCGCTTTGTGGTTGATTAACAAGCTCGAGAACGGAGAAAGCGTTAAAATCGTTACTGATCAGTTTATTACTCCTACTTTAAACACCAACCTTGCTAAGATGGTTTTTGAATGTGCAGAACGGAAGCTAAAAGGAGTTTTCCATTTAGCTGGAGCAACGAGAGTTTCGAGGTTCGAATTCGCTAAAGAAATTGCAAGAGTCTTTGGATTGGATGATAGTTTGATTACTCCATCAAGAATGGACGAAATAAACTGGATCGCTAAAAGACCAAGGGATTCGTCTCTCGATACTTCTAAAGCTCGGAATTTGCTCGATGAAAAACCTTACGAGTTGAGAAAAGCTTTAAAGACTCTTAAAGATGAGATTGAGGTGTAACTATGCTTCCCGGCATAGTTATCAAGCCCTTAAAGAGGTTTGCAGATGAGAGGGGATTTTTCACCGAAATAATGCGTAAGGACTGGGACATCTTAAAAAGCAAACCCAAATGTTTTTAAGATTTAGGATGGAGAAGAAATTATGATTTCGATAAGAAGAGAAGTTCATGAAGAGATTTTGAAAAGACTTCTCACTGAGCTTGAATATTACGAGGCTATTATCGCTAAATTTGAGAAAAAATACAAATGCTCTTTAGATGAGCTAGAAAGAAAAATTGAAAGAGAAGGTGTGCCTTTAGACAACCACGAAATTTGGGAAGATAGTATAGAATGGAGAAATGCCGTTGAAGAGGTAGAAAGACTAAAGAAGCTCATAGAAGAGTTAAAATGACTGAAATCCTTAAAAAAGTCGCAAAGAAGTTGCTGGATTACGACATCGTATTAAAAGTGGAATTTTTGGGGACAAAGGTCAGGGCTTATTTGGTTAATGGATACGTTCTTGATGTATATTATAACCAAACGCTTGGAAAATATAGCTACACACTAATAAGAGAGAACAGGAGAATAATTGGATGGGATAACGCACCGCACCACGTATCTGTAAGAACACATCCAGACCATTTTCATGACGTAGATGGAAAAATTAAGCCATCGTATTTGTCTGGAAATCCTCTGAAAGATTTGAATGAAGTCCTAAATGTTATTAGGAATGTGTTATTGGATTGAGGTGGTGTAATCATGCTCCCTGGTATAGTTGTTAAACCTCTAAAGAGGTTTGCAGATGAGAGGGGATTTTTCACCGAAATAATGCGTAAGGACTGGAGTGATATTTTCAAAGATGAGATAGTTCAGGCGAATCTGTCAATTACCTATCCAGGGATCGTTAGAGCCTGGCACAAACACGAGAGGGGACAAGTTGATTACTTTGTCTGCATTAAAGGAGCAATCAAAATTTGTGTCTACGATGAAAAAACTCAGGAGTTAGCTGAAATTATTTCCACTGGAGATAATCCTCAAGTTGTCAGAGTTCCCGGGCACTACTGGCATGGGTTTAAAGCTATCGGCGTTGAGCCAGCGATGTTGGTCTATTTCGTGAGTAGGTTGTATGATTACGAGAACCCTGACGAAGTGCGGAGACCTTGGAACGATCCTACAGTAGTTCCAAAGATAATAAATGGTAGAACTGACGATCCCCGCTGTAACAAGCCGTGGGACTGGTTCTACCCACCATATAAATAAAATAGTTTGAAATGTTTATAAAAAATTTTATAAAATGGAGATGAGGGTAATGCCTCAGTAATGTTTATATTCAATTAGTTGGATAAATCGGTGATGATGTGTCCGCATTGCAAATCGATAAAAACTGTGAAAATGGGCTGTTATTACACGAAATCTGGTGAGAGGAGGCAGAGATACAAATGCAAGAGCTGCGGGAGAACTTTCGTTTTGAATCCGATAAAGCCGAGGAATTATCCCGAGGAATTTAAGGAGATGGTAGTTAGAGCTGTTGTGAAGGAGGGTGTAGGGATAAGACAAGCGAGCAGAATTTTCAAGCTTTCTCCTAACACTGTGACAGCTTGGGTAAGAGAATTTTCTAAAAAAAGACCTGAGAAATGAGATTAGATCGGAAAAGCCTGTTATCGAGTTAGATGAAGCTTGGAGTTTTGTTAAGAAAAAGGAAAACGAAATCTGGATTTGGATTGCTTTAGAGAGAAATTCCCGAAAAATAATAAGTTATGCAATAGGAGATCGTTCTGTGGATACTTTCAAGAAATTGTGGGACGGAATTGGCGATGAAATAAAGCGGAAAGCAATTTTCTACACGGATCGCTGGGACGCTTATAATTTGATTCCTTACAGGCAGAGAATCGTAAGAAGAGGAGGAACGAACCACGTTGAAAGGTTATTCTTAACTCTGAGAAATGATAATCCGAGATTCGCAAGAAAATCAATCAGATTCTCAAAATCCTCGGAAATGCTCGAAAATTCTTTTAAATTGTGGATTCATTACTATAATTTATCAACATTATAGTGACACTACCGAGATGAGAACCAATCAAGTCTTTCAGAGGATAGCAAGAGGGTCAGAGATAGTATTCGTTGACACAATTATCTCAGCTATATTTTTTTCATCATCTTTAATTCACTTATTTTTTGGCTGATTAATATTTTCTCTTCTTTGCTCCTTAGGTCGCTTAGCCAAGCAAATAATCTTTCTTTGAGATCTTTAACAATTTCGGGTCTATCTTCAACAATATTCTGAACTTCCTTTGGATCACTCTTTAGGTGATAAAGTTCTTCAATCCCTCCGTGAATTACACCACAATATCTACATGTCGCAGCTTCTTTTGAGGGAGAATATATATACTTCCATTTTTTAGTTCTGATAGCCATTTTCCTTTCAGTATAAGACTCTTCAGCAACTATGAAAGAGCGAGGAGAGTTTGTTTCTCCACTCATTACTGGAACTAAAGATTCACCGTCAAATTCAGATCTATTAAACGGGATATTTAAAACATCTAAGATAGTAGGTACAACATCAACATGTTGAACAAAATCTTTAATCCTCTTTCGCTCAAAATCGAGTGGTATATTACTGAAAATTAAAGGAACATGTATGGACACATCATACAAACC is part of the Ferroglobus placidus DSM 10642 genome and encodes:
- a CDS encoding antitoxin family protein; this translates as MPKVIEVIYENGVFKPLEKVDLPQGVKVRIEIKEEPGRITEEFINELEKIVNTLPKVKVDFRKLDEMYYEGKMLY
- a CDS encoding type II toxin-antitoxin system VapC family toxin, coding for MKEKCFIDTTVILKVILESDVEILRNLSEYYVCTSVNVLEEATFKIIVSSVLETMSVEGASIYKIKDEFEKGTGRDLILKRLHALNFLKNNLVVLPIDDKIFESSKEMIKKYNLLPNDALIVATCKYYGIRKIATFDEDFRRVDFLEILGDEI
- the galU gene encoding UTP--glucose-1-phosphate uridylyltransferase GalU, with product MKVRKAVIPAAGYGTRMLPITKAQPKEMVPVVHKPVIQYVVEEAYHSGIREILIITGKHKRAIEDHFDRSDLTKKDKYTEELDRILEEVNIFFVRQREQKGLGDAVRYAEAFVDDEPFALLLGDNITIPPCTKMLIDAFEKYKFTVIALERVPLERVSFHGIVKGSEVEKGVYKLEDLIEKPKIEEAPSNLAVIGRYILVPEIFDYLKDLKPGYGGEIQLTDALRHMCRDFDVYGILYDGKRYDIGNKLEWLKANIELALKDEELGEEFKRWLIKLRI
- a CDS encoding class I SAM-dependent methyltransferase — translated: MTFRPQVPKEHYFKGYDTKERWISYWYQINEVLKTNPETVLEVGIGNKTVSDYLKKLGICVTTVDIDEDLEPDYVCSVTELSKYFEENSFDTVLCAEVLEHMPFEYFETALEELWKVSKKYIILSLPHFGLGFNLSLKIPLLRRINLTIKVPLPLKHKFDGQHYWEIGKKGYPLRKIKTVLSRKYYIERTYLVPENPYHRFFILKKRN
- a CDS encoding glycosyltransferase, with the translated sequence MITVLAAPADFNLVTYGYAKSYNILRHLQNYDVKFYAIVNDIFAKLDLKNVTFIKLTSNHRTIDRIFFQIKLLRAVKKFLEQKKVSIVHSFNLPYGGYNLSALMNAVRDYPYVVGPVQAKHLFFYDDYIIWSGRKHDLICLEYYIVKLCRKLGSHVIDFAFRETLDKADIIIAVNNTTRKIYGEIIGDRNRIKVIPIGVNLDEFIFSLPPLNFEILSVGALIKRKGFEYLIKAMPHILKEYPTARLHILGDGPRREYLEALVRKLGIEANVKFHGHIPKMKIIEFYKRCRVFVHPSLSESFSPVRLEAMASGIPLVATDAAVGADEMIDDRKTGFLIPPRDPEAIADRVLNLFSDDKLTYKIAIKAREKVEMNYDWNKIGEKYYTIYRKLA
- a CDS encoding class I SAM-dependent methyltransferase — encoded protein: MKYAWNKKRKTVFRVLSWILRHPFSNHKTIAILDVGCNDGRFTDYYYKTALREMKKPFVVGLDIALKTPSVVVSQNIHFLKADARNLSLKDESFDLIISTEVIEHFIEGEQFIRECYRVLKPGGILLLTTPNRSRFTALPRSLISKIKGKRYVPGPTDEHLREYTSNELINILKNVGFNVILLDYIAFNPYLPLPDQFYFFLDKLADKSGLFGKMTKWDMIVVAEKKLNH
- a CDS encoding glucose-1-phosphate thymidylyltransferase, whose amino-acid sequence is MKALILSGGHGTRLRPLTYSQQKQLIPVANKPVLFYAIEDVIEAGVKEIGIITGPNREQVIETVNSVDWDAEITFIHQGDPKGLAHAILVAEEFLDNEEFVMYLGDNILRDGIVDHANKFKELNPDALILLTEVEEPQRFGVAELDENGRVKRLIEKPRVPPSNYALVGVYFFKPIIIEACKNIKPSWRNELEITDAIQWLIDNGYRIEASIVTGWWKDTGKPEDILEANRLVLDEIDAKCEGILENSKVVGRVVIEKNCVVKNSIIKGPCVIGKNCVIENSYIGPYTSIGDNCKIVETEIEDSVIMEGSEIINAGRIVESLIGRNVVIRKGDSKPSGQRFVVGDSSQIVL
- a CDS encoding ISNCY-like element ISA1214-1 family transposase, giving the protein MNLGFRVTGKFVRELLDVLDEIAEEIRQEEKEKYPYTEWERKREVVKERLRKLPEYVREAISVITVQKRVGRPKKVDLEKRVMLFLFARLMDKSNRDIEELLELFEPLFGIKVSYKTIERLYSDEEVRMALHNLFILLLREEGVSGDFSGDGTGYSLTITKHYRSNLKRKGKDFRYVFRIIDIDTGMYVGFGYSDRSEKDAFEKALGMLKSMGVKVNSISLDKYYSSRKTLRLFDAETAVYVIPKRNLARIGFDWLRVIERIVEAPYRFLKRYFKRNLSEAGFSADKRRFGWLIRQRREDRREMALFAVGLWHNIFAVRVMR
- a CDS encoding DUF2080 family transposase-associated protein, whose product is MRRVEVKKGDFVLKEEVEVVFEKRVTPFGNSAKVDVPKRYIGWRAYVIVVRD
- a CDS encoding dTDP-glucose 4,6-dehydratase; this translates as MESVCDCCQGLKEFCPKTGLHAMITRCTNNYGPYQFPEKLIPKTIIRASMGLKVPIYGTGKNVRDWIYVLDHCEAINLVMREGEKGEIYNISSGEEKTNLEVVKTILDLMGKDDSLIEFVEDRPGHDMRYSLDSSKIREELGWKPKHSFEEGIRETVKWYLQNEWWWKPLADERVLHPTPWKLRW
- a CDS encoding AbrB/MazE/SpoVT family DNA-binding domain-containing protein, which codes for MVSDVEIIKDLDKQGRLVLPKEWREKYAKRGKVILKVENDTIVIKPYKLADLTEFFDKIEVDIKSDLSDWKSVRRELLEVR
- a CDS encoding type II toxin-antitoxin system VapC family toxin; this encodes MRFVDASVFVHAYLKPKRKLKPNEVKVKESAKEIVKRINDGEEVGITVVQITEIANLLESYLPLSEALKVEEFLLLAGNVKVFDVTKKDCLKAVKIAKEKDVGLSDAIAYVVMKKNSVGEIYSFDTDFDKLDVTRVTE